DNA from Diaphorobacter limosus:
ACTGAACCGTGCCGTTGCCGGCCTCGGCGGCGGCGGCCTGCTGCTGCTCGTACATGGCCTGGAAGTTGATCTCGGCCAGGTGCACGGGCGGGAAGCCGGCGCGCGTAATGGTGTCGGCCACATTGCCGCGCAGGTAGGGGTAGATGATCTGCGGGCAGGCGATGCCGACGATGGCGCCCATTTGCTCCTCGGGCACGTTGCGGATCTCGAAGATGCCGGCCTGCTTGGCCTCGACCAGGAACACGGTCTTGTCCTCGATCTTGGTCTGCACGGTGGCCGTCACGGCAACCTCAAAAATGCCTTCGGCCACGGGCGTGGCCTGCACGCCCAGCTGGATATCGACGCTGGGCTGCGCCTGCTCCAGCAGGATGGCGGGGGAATTGGGCTGCTCCAGCGACAAATCCTTCAGGTAGACGCGCTGGATCTGGAATACGGGGGTGGCTTCTTCGGTGGACATGGTTTTGGGTTCCGTTGGTCAAAACAAAGCCCGCCCGGGAGACGCTCCCGCAGCGGGCACTTGGGGCCGCATTATGCAACCTCGATCAGGGGGTCATGCGCCCAGCAGGGGCATCAGGCCGCCGCGCTGGTCGAGCGCGGCCAGGTCGTCAAAGCCGCCCACATGGGTGTCACCAATGAAGATCTGCGGCACGGTGCGCCGGCCGGTGATGTCCATCATCTGCTGGCGCGCCGCCGGGTCGGTGTCTATGCGCACCTCCTCGATCTGCTCCACGCCGCGCGCCTTGAGCAGCTGCTTGGCACGGGTGCAGTAGGGGCAGACGGCGGTGGTGTACATCTTCACGGCTTGCATGACAGGGCAATCTTTCAGAAAAATGCAGAAATATGAATGCAGATAAGACCAGATCAGGCCTTCTCGACCGGCATGCTGGCTTCGCGCCAGGCGGCCAGGCCACCGGCCAGGGTCTGCGCCTTGTCGTAGCCCAGACCCTTGGCAATGCCCACGGCGCGCGCCGCCCGGCCGCCCTTGGCGCAGACCATGATCACCGGCACGGCCTTGTTCTTGGCCACCTGCGGCAGACGCTCCTGCAGTTGCGCCAACGGAATGTTCTTGGCGCCGCCCACATGGCCGGCGGCGAACTCGGCGGGTTCGCACACGTCGATGACCACCGCCTTCTCGCGGTTGATGAGCTGCACGGCCTGCGCCGCGCTCAGGCCCCCGGCCGCGCCCTTGACAGCAGGCAGCAGCAGCATGGCGCCCGAAGCCAGCGCGAGGACGATCAAATACCAGTTGTCGAGGATGAAGTTCACGAGGGTCCTTAGGGCGAAAAAACCGCTCATTCTAAAATACCGGGTTTTGACTTGCACGACCCAGGGACACCATGCACAAACTCGTTCTGATTCGCCACGGCGAATCCACGTGGAATCTCGAAAACCGCTTCACCGGCTGGACCGACGTGGATCTGACCACCACCGGCATCGAGCAGGCCAAGAACTCCGGCCGCCTGCTCAAGGCCGAGGGCTACGAGTTTGACCTGGCCTACACCAGCGTCCTGAAACGCGCCACGCGCACGCTGTGGCATTGCCTGGACGAGATGGACCGCACCTGGCTGCCGGTGCAGCACAGCTGGCGCCTGAACGAGCGCCACTATGGCGCGCTGCAGGGCCTGAACAAGGCGGAGACGGCCAAACAGTACGGCGACGAGCAGGTGCTGGTCTGGCGCCGCAGCTACGACACCCCGCCGCCGGCCCTGGAAGCCAGCGACCCGCGCTGCGAGCGCGGCGACCTGCGCTACGCCGGCCTGGCCCCCGAGCAGGTGCCGCTGACCGAATGCCTGAAGGACACGGTGGAACGCGTGCTGCCATTCTGGAACGACACCGTCGCCCCGACCATCCGCTCGGGCAAGCGCGTGGTGATCGCCGCCCATGGCAACTCGATACGCGCGCTGGTGAAGTACCTGGACAACATCTCCGACGCGGACATCGTCGGCCTGAACATCCCCAACGGCATCCCTCTGGTGTATGAGCTGGACGCCGACCTGAAGCCCCTGCGCCATTACTACCTGGGCGACGCCGAGGCCGCGGCCAAGGCCGCAGCCGCGGTGGCCGCGCAAGGCAAGGCCTGAATCCGACAGGGCAAAAAACATGCCTGGCCAGGGAACTGCCCGGGCTTGCACCCTTCCAAGGTGTATATTGAATCGCTAAAGACGCGGTAGAGGTGCATATGGGCCACAAACTGAAAATTGCGGGATGGGTATCGGTCGGCATCGTGGCTGGCGCACTGACCACGGTGTCGCTGCAGACCGTGGCGCGCGGCGCCATGACGCCGCTGCCACTGGAAGAGATACAGCAGCTGTCGGCGGTGTTCGGCCTGATCAAGACCGACTATGTGGAGCCGGTCGATGACAAAAAGCTCATCACCGACGCCATTGGCGGCATGGTCTCCAGCCTGGATCCGCACTCGCAATACTTTGACAAGAAGTCCTTCAAGGAATTTCGCGAGGGCACGACCGGCCGCTTCGTCGGCGTGGGCATAGAAATCACACAGGAAGACGGGCTGATCAAGATCGTCTCACCCATCGAGGGTTCGCCCGCCGACCGCGCCGGGCTCAAGACCAACGACCTGATCACGAAGATTGACGACACGGCCGTCAAGGGCCTGACCCTCAACGAGGCCGTCAAGCGCATGCGCGGCGAGCCCAACACCAAGGTCACGCTGACCATTCTGCGCAAGGACGAAAGCCGCAGCTTCCCCGTGACCATCACGCGCGAGGAGATCAAGACCCAGTCGGTCAAGGCCAAGGTGATAGAGCCCGGCTATGCGTGGATCCGCCTGTCGCAGTTCCAGGAGCGCACGGTGGACGACTTTGTGCGCAAGCTCGAAGAGATCTACAAGCAGGAGCCGCGCCTGAAGGGCCTGGTGCTGGATCTGCGCAACGACCCGGGCGGCCTGCTGGACGCCGCCGTGGCCGTATCCGCCGCCTTCCTGCCCGAGAACGTCACCGTGGTCTCCACCAACGGCCAGCTGGCCGAGAGCAAGGCCACCTTCAAGGCCTCGCCCGAGTTCTACCAGCGCCGCGGCAGCGGCGACCCGCTCAAGCGCCTGCCCGCGGCCCTCAAAAACGTGCCCCTGGTGGTGCTGGTCAACGAGGGCTCGGCCTCGGCCAGCGAGATCGTCGCCGGCGCGCTGCAGGACCACAAGCGCGCCACCATCATGGGCAGCCAGACCTTTGGCAAGGGCTCGGTGCAGACCGTGCGCCCACTGGGCCCGGAC
Protein-coding regions in this window:
- the gpmA gene encoding 2,3-diphosphoglycerate-dependent phosphoglycerate mutase; its protein translation is MHKLVLIRHGESTWNLENRFTGWTDVDLTTTGIEQAKNSGRLLKAEGYEFDLAYTSVLKRATRTLWHCLDEMDRTWLPVQHSWRLNERHYGALQGLNKAETAKQYGDEQVLVWRRSYDTPPPALEASDPRCERGDLRYAGLAPEQVPLTECLKDTVERVLPFWNDTVAPTIRSGKRVVIAAHGNSIRALVKYLDNISDADIVGLNIPNGIPLVYELDADLKPLRHYYLGDAEAAAKAAAAVAAQGKA
- the grxC gene encoding glutaredoxin 3, with the protein product MQAVKMYTTAVCPYCTRAKQLLKARGVEQIEEVRIDTDPAARQQMMDITGRRTVPQIFIGDTHVGGFDDLAALDQRGGLMPLLGA
- a CDS encoding rhodanese-like domain-containing protein, translating into MNFILDNWYLIVLALASGAMLLLPAVKGAAGGLSAAQAVQLINREKAVVIDVCEPAEFAAGHVGGAKNIPLAQLQERLPQVAKNKAVPVIMVCAKGGRAARAVGIAKGLGYDKAQTLAGGLAAWREASMPVEKA
- a CDS encoding S41 family peptidase, which encodes MGHKLKIAGWVSVGIVAGALTTVSLQTVARGAMTPLPLEEIQQLSAVFGLIKTDYVEPVDDKKLITDAIGGMVSSLDPHSQYFDKKSFKEFREGTTGRFVGVGIEITQEDGLIKIVSPIEGSPADRAGLKTNDLITKIDDTAVKGLTLNEAVKRMRGEPNTKVTLTILRKDESRSFPVTITREEIKTQSVKAKVIEPGYAWIRLSQFQERTVDDFVRKLEEIYKQEPRLKGLVLDLRNDPGGLLDAAVAVSAAFLPENVTVVSTNGQLAESKATFKASPEFYQRRGSGDPLKRLPAALKNVPLVVLVNEGSASASEIVAGALQDHKRATIMGSQTFGKGSVQTVRPLGPDTGIKLTTARYYTPSGKSIQAKGIVPDVMLDETAEGDIYASLRMRESDLEKHLTSGQGEEVKDAAREKAREEARKRLEEEAKKPVAERRLPEFGSDKDFQLTQALNRLKGHTVVASKTLTERKEEKKDE
- the secB gene encoding protein-export chaperone SecB, encoding MSTEEATPVFQIQRVYLKDLSLEQPNSPAILLEQAQPSVDIQLGVQATPVAEGIFEVAVTATVQTKIEDKTVFLVEAKQAGIFEIRNVPEEQMGAIVGIACPQIIYPYLRGNVADTITRAGFPPVHLAEINFQAMYEQQQAAAAEAGNGTVQ